From a region of the Methanolobus tindarius DSM 2278 genome:
- a CDS encoding cofactor-independent phosphoglycerate mutase, producing the protein MKYVVLIGDGMADEPLEELGGMTVLQKANTSNMDYLATYGRAGLAQTVPEGMHPGSDVANMSIVGYDPKKYYTGRSPLEAASMGVELEKDDVAFRCNLITIKDDLIADYSSEHITNEEAKELIESIDAELGDEKVRFYPGISYRHLMVGKKGLGANTECVPPHDVIDENRYEHMPKGEDSELICELTEKSMDILKDHPVNLKRIEQGKNPGNSIWLWGQGYAPAFTPFGELYSLKGAIISAVDLVKGIGIYAGLDVIEVPGATGYLDTNYLGKAEYAIDALKDHDFVFVHVEAPDEAGHMGNMNAKIQAIEDFDDKVVGTVLKAAKEMDEDVTIMVLPDHPTPIALRTHTSNPIPVAIYCTSQKVSDDADAFNEEAVKKGTLGTVYAADLVRKLIDGEWAQ; encoded by the coding sequence ATGAAATATGTAGTACTCATCGGAGATGGCATGGCAGATGAGCCTCTTGAGGAACTTGGTGGCATGACAGTTCTTCAGAAAGCCAACACATCCAACATGGATTACCTTGCAACTTACGGCAGGGCAGGACTTGCACAGACAGTTCCGGAAGGCATGCATCCGGGAAGTGATGTGGCCAATATGTCAATTGTAGGGTACGATCCGAAAAAGTACTATACAGGCAGGTCACCCCTTGAAGCCGCGAGCATGGGCGTGGAACTTGAAAAAGATGATGTGGCCTTCCGCTGCAACCTGATAACCATCAAGGATGATCTGATAGCTGACTACAGTTCCGAACATATTACTAATGAGGAAGCTAAGGAACTGATAGAAAGCATTGATGCAGAACTTGGAGATGAAAAGGTCAGGTTTTATCCGGGAATCAGTTACCGTCATCTTATGGTAGGCAAGAAAGGACTTGGTGCAAATACCGAATGTGTACCTCCACATGATGTTATTGATGAAAACAGATATGAGCACATGCCAAAAGGTGAAGACAGTGAACTAATCTGTGAACTGACCGAAAAATCCATGGATATACTGAAAGACCATCCTGTCAACCTTAAAAGAATTGAACAAGGCAAGAACCCAGGAAATTCCATATGGCTCTGGGGACAGGGATATGCACCTGCATTCACACCTTTTGGAGAACTGTACAGTCTCAAAGGAGCTATTATATCAGCAGTTGATCTTGTGAAAGGAATAGGAATCTATGCAGGTCTTGATGTTATCGAAGTACCTGGTGCAACAGGATATCTTGACACAAATTATCTGGGCAAGGCAGAATACGCAATTGATGCACTCAAAGACCATGATTTTGTATTTGTACATGTGGAAGCTCCTGATGAAGCCGGACACATGGGCAATATGAATGCAAAGATTCAGGCCATTGAGGATTTTGATGATAAGGTTGTAGGTACAGTGCTAAAAGCAGCTAAGGAAATGGATGAAGATGTAACCATAATGGTACTTCCTGACCATCCGACACCTATAGCACTGAGAACCCACACATCCAATCCAATACCTGTAGCTATTTACTGCACTTCACAAAAAGTATCAGATGATGCCGATGCATTTAACGAGGAAGCTGTAAAGAAAGGAACTCTCGGGACAGTTTACGCAGCGGATCTTGTAAGAAAACTTATTGATGGCGAGTGGGCTCAATAA
- the mtrC gene encoding tetrahydromethanopterin S-methyltransferase subunit MtrC, whose protein sequence is MSAGGSGAAAEAIPQNNIIAFGVLGGLIGIYGAYFLVGMVGQYMSFIGALGAICGMIWGAAAVRRVASYGLGTGVPSIGMLALGMGVLASTFGLAVGGVAGPAIALVVAAIIGLMIGLLANKVLSMGIPIMETSMTEIATAGTITIIGLAIAMTGTFDFPIVLSQVISTGYIAVIFIAGGLAILHPFNACLGPDETQDRTLIVALEKGAIAMIVAGIVATINEGASGALTILIGLALWYIGFSGYYDRVKRDAYAVVGTGLLPSKEELE, encoded by the coding sequence ATGTCAGCAGGTGGAAGTGGAGCAGCCGCAGAGGCAATTCCACAGAATAATATTATCGCCTTTGGAGTATTAGGCGGACTTATAGGAATATACGGAGCATACTTCCTTGTAGGTATGGTCGGTCAGTATATGTCATTCATCGGTGCCCTTGGCGCAATATGCGGTATGATATGGGGCGCAGCAGCAGTTAGAAGAGTAGCAAGTTACGGACTTGGTACTGGTGTACCTTCAATCGGTATGCTGGCTCTTGGTATGGGAGTACTTGCATCAACATTCGGCCTTGCAGTAGGCGGTGTTGCAGGACCAGCAATCGCATTGGTTGTAGCAGCAATCATCGGCCTTATGATCGGTTTACTCGCAAACAAGGTACTTAGCATGGGAATTCCTATCATGGAAACTTCTATGACAGAAATTGCAACAGCAGGTACAATCACCATTATCGGACTTGCAATCGCAATGACAGGAACTTTTGATTTCCCTATTGTACTCAGTCAGGTAATCAGTACCGGATACATTGCAGTAATATTCATTGCAGGTGGTCTGGCAATTCTTCACCCATTCAACGCATGTCTTGGTCCGGATGAGACACAGGACAGGACACTCATTGTAGCATTGGAAAAGGGTGCAATTGCAATGATCGTTGCAGGAATTGTAGCAACAATCAATGAGGGTGCATCAGGTGCACTTACAATTCTTATTGGACTTGCATTATGGTACATAGGTTTCAGTGGATATTATGACCGTGTAAAGAGAGACGCATACGCTGTTGTCGGAACAGGTCTGTTGCCTTCTAAGGAGGAATTGGAATGA
- a CDS encoding DUF1894 domain-containing protein gives MACINDIPFEILQKGVTPAQSEKLIQEKSDMVYHVPGGYRLRGVALMGDNIPVGVKGDEVFFQFIKPCFGIFVLRVSDAKDIAEQLEKDFKN, from the coding sequence ATGGCCTGTATTAATGATATTCCATTTGAGATTCTACAGAAAGGAGTTACTCCTGCACAGTCAGAGAAACTTATTCAGGAAAAGTCAGATATGGTTTACCATGTACCTGGTGGTTACAGGCTTCGTGGTGTGGCACTGATGGGTGATAATATCCCGGTGGGTGTAAAGGGGGATGAGGTTTTTTTCCAGTTCATCAAGCCATGTTTCGGTATTTTTGTTCTCAGGGTTTCTGATGCTAAAGATATTGCAGAGCAACTAGAAAAAGATTTTAAAAACTAA
- a CDS encoding aspartate kinase yields the protein MRIVMKFGGTSVENGEKIRHVAELLRQFHMDGNELVAVTSALGGVTDGLLNTAKDVSKNGKVSQVKEFIADLSKKHYDAINVAIDDEDIRSECVEVIDSRVDELEKALIGICYLGELTNRSIDYISSYGERLAVPIVSGSIRSLGTPSKAFTGGEAGIITDSNYGDAKPLEDSYTRVNERLSPLLTDHIPVVTGFIAQDKQEIITTLGRGGSDFSASIIGASIDADEIWLWKEVHGILTTDPKIVAEASPIPQISYIEAMELSYFGAKVLHPRTIEPAIRHRIPVRVKNTFEPDFPGTLIVAEQQCREDVVKAVTLINKVALINISGAGMVGTIGTAARVFSALANAGVNIIMISQGSSEANMSLVVNEDHLEAAVGAVRSEFTTNVVGDVAYDREVCVVAVVGAGMDGIPGVAGKVFNSLGKAGINIIMISQGSSQHNISFVVSSGQALEAVKTLHGEFELDKQCRGSQ from the coding sequence ATGAGAATCGTAATGAAGTTCGGCGGGACTTCCGTGGAAAACGGCGAAAAGATCCGACATGTTGCAGAACTGTTAAGACAGTTTCACATGGATGGCAATGAACTTGTGGCAGTGACATCTGCGCTTGGTGGCGTTACAGATGGTTTGCTGAACACGGCAAAAGATGTATCTAAAAATGGTAAAGTTAGCCAGGTAAAGGAATTCATCGCAGATCTCAGCAAAAAACATTACGATGCTATAAATGTTGCAATTGATGATGAGGATATCAGGTCAGAATGTGTTGAGGTAATAGACAGCAGGGTCGATGAGCTTGAAAAGGCTTTGATAGGAATCTGCTATCTTGGTGAACTCACCAATCGTTCCATTGATTATATTTCTTCATACGGTGAGCGTCTCGCAGTGCCTATTGTAAGCGGTTCGATTCGTTCACTCGGTACTCCATCAAAGGCATTCACAGGTGGTGAGGCAGGTATAATTACAGATTCCAATTATGGTGATGCCAAACCTCTAGAGGACAGCTATACCAGAGTTAATGAAAGACTGAGTCCATTGCTCACAGATCACATACCTGTTGTGACAGGCTTTATAGCTCAGGATAAACAGGAAATAATCACAACACTTGGAAGGGGCGGCTCCGACTTCTCTGCTTCTATAATCGGTGCTTCAATTGATGCTGATGAAATATGGCTGTGGAAAGAAGTTCATGGAATTCTGACAACCGATCCAAAGATCGTTGCTGAAGCAAGTCCGATTCCACAGATCTCTTATATTGAAGCAATGGAGCTTTCATATTTCGGAGCAAAAGTGCTTCATCCACGGACAATTGAGCCTGCAATCAGGCATAGAATTCCGGTACGTGTGAAGAACACATTTGAGCCGGATTTCCCGGGAACTCTTATTGTTGCCGAACAGCAGTGCAGAGAAGATGTAGTTAAAGCTGTTACACTCATTAACAAAGTTGCTCTTATCAATATAAGTGGTGCAGGCATGGTTGGCACCATAGGAACGGCTGCAAGGGTATTTTCTGCACTTGCAAATGCCGGAGTTAATATTATCATGATCAGTCAGGGCTCATCAGAAGCGAACATGTCACTGGTGGTCAACGAAGATCATCTTGAAGCAGCAGTTGGAGCGGTCAGATCAGAATTCACAACAAATGTTGTGGGTGATGTTGCCTATGACCGCGAAGTATGTGTTGTAGCTGTTGTCGGTGCAGGCATGGATGGCATTCCGGGAGTTGCAGGGAAAGTATTCAATTCACTTGGAAAAGCCGGAATTAATATTATTATGATCAGTCAGGGTTCATCACAGCACAATATTTCTTTTGTGGTAAGTTCCGGGCAGGCATTGGAAGCTGTTAAGACCTTACACGGCGAATTTGAACTTGATAAACAATGCAGGGGATCTCAATGA
- the mtrE gene encoding tetrahydromethanopterin S-methyltransferase subunit E, with the protein MEPLTGMGVLALMGAAATIAGASEDLESDVGSQSNPNSQVQLAPQMMYPHRIHSKAVSGEPPSNALICAVGGTTASVLISTGASAALALVIGAIVAAAIHGTYSTTAYMGRSASQKRFKQPVYLDVIRSHLPVIMGYAFITTFCILVVSYLMATVLAHPFPLPLLAFIWGITVGAIGSSTGDVHYGAERQFQNVEYGSGLNAANSGNIVRKAESGLRNGIDNSWFCAKFGGPVTGLAFGMTVFLSGWVTAVFDPSRGDAIGWVSVLAGVIIVLILILWNRNMEVAARAAYGTYKEDEAEAEVAA; encoded by the coding sequence ATGGAACCGCTCACAGGTATGGGCGTACTGGCACTTATGGGAGCCGCTGCAACTATTGCAGGAGCCTCTGAAGACCTTGAATCAGATGTTGGGTCACAGAGTAACCCAAACTCCCAGGTACAGTTAGCCCCTCAGATGATGTATCCACACAGGATACACAGTAAAGCTGTTTCTGGTGAACCACCATCAAATGCACTTATATGCGCTGTTGGTGGAACAACCGCATCCGTACTGATCAGCACTGGTGCATCTGCTGCCCTAGCACTTGTTATTGGAGCAATTGTGGCTGCAGCAATACACGGCACTTATTCAACTACTGCTTACATGGGCAGATCAGCAAGTCAGAAACGTTTCAAACAACCAGTTTATCTTGATGTGATTAGAAGTCACTTGCCAGTTATCATGGGATATGCATTCATCACTACATTCTGTATATTAGTGGTATCTTATCTTATGGCAACCGTTCTGGCACACCCATTCCCACTGCCACTTCTGGCATTCATTTGGGGAATTACAGTTGGTGCAATTGGATCATCAACAGGTGATGTACACTACGGTGCAGAAAGACAATTCCAGAATGTCGAATATGGATCAGGCCTTAACGCTGCAAACTCCGGTAACATCGTGAGAAAAGCAGAATCCGGTCTTAGAAATGGTATCGACAATTCATGGTTCTGTGCAAAATTCGGTGGACCTGTTACAGGTCTTGCTTTTGGTATGACCGTATTCCTCAGTGGTTGGGTCACAGCAGTCTTTGATCCAAGCAGAGGAGATGCAATTGGCTGGGTTTCAGTCCTTGCAGGTGTAATTATTGTACTTATTCTTATATTGTGGAACAGAAACATGGAAGTTGCTGCCCGCGCTGCATATGGAACATACAAAGAAGATGAAGCAGAAGCAGAGGTGGCTGCATGA
- a CDS encoding Hsp20/alpha crystallin family protein, whose product MKFGLTPWSPSTASRWDPFDDMRQMQERLNRLFGDSERSSDMMDIDTLSPLVDIKEEDNNIIVTTDLPGVSKDDVDIDISNNRVWIKANMHKESEDQKEGYLMRERTYSRFARAFNLPSMVNEDAACAKLENGVLTITMPKAEIEEKHRIMIE is encoded by the coding sequence ATGAAGTTTGGACTAACACCATGGTCACCATCCACAGCCTCAAGGTGGGACCCGTTTGATGATATGAGGCAGATGCAGGAGCGCCTTAACCGTTTGTTTGGAGATAGCGAACGGAGTTCGGATATGATGGACATTGATACATTATCCCCTCTGGTTGATATCAAGGAAGAAGATAACAACATCATTGTTACAACAGATCTTCCAGGTGTCAGCAAAGATGATGTTGACATTGATATAAGTAACAATAGAGTTTGGATTAAGGCCAACATGCACAAGGAGTCAGAAGATCAAAAAGAAGGCTACCTTATGCGTGAGAGAACTTACAGCCGGTTTGCAAGAGCATTCAACCTTCCATCCATGGTAAATGAAGATGCTGCATGTGCCAAGCTTGAGAACGGTGTGCTTACTATCACAATGCCAAAGGCGGAGATAGAAGAAAAGCACAGGATAATGATCGAATAA
- a CDS encoding tetrahydromethanopterin S-methyltransferase subunit F produces the protein MAEEEYGKGVPMVITPQMGPIEAVVEDIRYRAQLIARNQKLDSGVSATGVAGFVAGFIFAIVMVVIIPMFAWKVM, from the coding sequence ATGGCAGAAGAAGAATATGGTAAAGGCGTACCAATGGTGATTACCCCTCAGATGGGACCCATTGAAGCTGTAGTCGAGGATATCCGTTACAGAGCCCAGCTCATTGCAAGAAACCAGAAACTTGACTCTGGTGTTTCCGCAACAGGCGTAGCTGGATTCGTTGCAGGATTCATATTTGCAATCGTAATGGTAGTTATCATCCCTATGTTCGCTTGGAAGGTGATGTAA
- a CDS encoding helix-turn-helix transcriptional regulator, with amino-acid sequence MRRALIETISRSEKRKDVLLLLQNGPVSMSNILQALDVSRNALLPQMKILEEAHLIKKNEKDDTYFLSKFGEIIIRDLEPLLSTLEVLEKQMDYLLSHNIDFVPAELLYRIRELKTCKLIEPDLHEALDLSQIAIEKCLKSEKIFCVTSIYHSEYPPLFTKYAKNRSEFNFVITRDVLAKFIKDDKQKLEELIQYPNINFYIYPYKMELSALLMATDLMLLRLLAFNEIYDPRYLISSEQEAIIWGKELFDHYFSKAEPLLSVE; translated from the coding sequence ATGAGAAGAGCATTAATTGAAACTATTAGCAGATCTGAAAAAAGAAAGGATGTTTTACTGCTCCTGCAAAACGGACCAGTTAGCATGTCAAATATTTTACAAGCACTTGATGTCAGCAGAAATGCCCTCCTTCCCCAGATGAAAATATTAGAGGAGGCTCATTTAATTAAAAAAAATGAAAAAGATGACACATATTTTCTTTCTAAATTCGGGGAAATCATAATCAGAGATCTGGAACCATTGCTCAGCACTCTTGAGGTGCTTGAAAAACAGATGGACTATCTTTTAAGCCACAATATAGACTTCGTACCAGCTGAACTTTTGTATCGAATTAGAGAACTAAAAACTTGTAAACTTATAGAACCTGATTTACATGAAGCTCTGGATTTGAGTCAGATTGCAATTGAGAAATGCCTTAAATCTGAAAAGATATTCTGTGTAACATCTATATACCACTCTGAATATCCACCCCTATTCACCAAATATGCAAAAAATAGGTCAGAGTTCAACTTTGTTATTACAAGAGATGTGCTCGCGAAGTTTATCAAAGATGACAAACAAAAACTTGAAGAACTCATTCAATATCCAAATATCAATTTTTACATATACCCCTATAAAATGGAACTTTCCGCTTTGCTGATGGCTACAGATCTTATGTTACTAAGGCTCTTGGCGTTTAATGAGATTTATGACCCACGATATCTCATCTCCAGTGAACAGGAAGCTATTATCTGGGGAAAGGAACTTTTTGATCACTATTTCAGCAAAGCTGAGCCCCTCTTAAGTGTTGAATAA
- the mtrD gene encoding tetrahydromethanopterin S-methyltransferase subunit D, with product MIDVAGILMANITYVILITLGGALISWSVHFVPVGGAPAAMAQATGIGTGTVQLAAGAGLTGLVTAGAMMQVSNSPALVIASGAVGAMIMISATMIVGTWVYVYGVGCPPASAKVKYDPITKDRQDLYVSQGTEGHGLPTVSFVSGVIGGALGGVGGSVVYYALMSVQNGLPLADLVGMASVFAVGIFFVNAVIPSYNIGGTIEGFHDPKFKRFPKAVLASLIATFFCALISVLAIGGL from the coding sequence ATGATTGATGTTGCAGGAATTTTAATGGCAAACATCACCTACGTAATTTTAATTACATTAGGTGGAGCACTTATTTCATGGAGTGTTCACTTCGTACCAGTAGGTGGTGCTCCAGCAGCTATGGCACAGGCAACAGGTATCGGTACAGGTACCGTACAGCTCGCAGCTGGTGCAGGTCTTACAGGTCTTGTTACAGCTGGTGCAATGATGCAAGTATCAAACAGCCCGGCACTTGTAATTGCATCCGGTGCAGTCGGTGCAATGATCATGATATCAGCAACAATGATCGTAGGAACATGGGTTTACGTATATGGTGTCGGATGTCCTCCAGCATCAGCAAAAGTAAAGTACGACCCAATTACAAAGGACAGGCAGGATCTTTATGTCTCACAGGGAACTGAAGGTCATGGACTTCCAACAGTATCATTCGTAAGTGGTGTAATCGGTGGTGCCCTTGGTGGTGTCGGTGGTTCAGTTGTATACTACGCACTTATGAGCGTTCAGAACGGACTCCCACTCGCAGACCTTGTAGGTATGGCCAGTGTTTTCGCAGTAGGTATCTTCTTTGTGAACGCAGTAATTCCATCCTATAACATTGGAGGAACTATCGAAGGTTTCCACGACCCTAAGTTCAAGAGATTCCCAAAGGCAGTTCTTGCATCCCTTATAGCAACATTCTTCTGTGCACTTATCAGTGTACTTGCAATAGGAGGTCTGTAA
- the purM gene encoding phosphoribosylformylglycinamidine cyclo-ligase, translated as MKDKHLTYAESGVDIEKEEVTIKALTKSMDYMREGLGAPLTGIGHYAGLIDFGEYALALATDGVGSKVLIANEMKRWNTVGIDCIAMNVNDLLAIGAEPISFVDYLALEKHDEDFAAQIGEGLRKGAEISRMSIVGGETATLPDIINGFDLAGTCLGMVKKESIITGEKVQMGDAIVGIPADSVHSNGYTLVRNIMEQSSYSYHDKFPYDESTTIGDELLIPTRIYMEVLDVIKECDVHGLAHITGSGLLKLKRVTSLGFDFYDPIEPNDIFKFLQKEGNVDDFEMYKTFNMGMGFVIILPQDQAEKAASMTGGKIVGRITEKGIKVGNLVMVE; from the coding sequence ATGAAAGATAAACACCTTACGTATGCAGAATCTGGGGTAGACATCGAAAAGGAAGAAGTGACCATAAAGGCACTCACAAAGAGTATGGACTATATGCGTGAGGGTCTGGGTGCACCTTTGACCGGTATAGGTCATTATGCAGGACTTATCGACTTTGGAGAATATGCCCTTGCACTTGCTACCGATGGTGTTGGTTCAAAGGTTCTGATTGCAAATGAGATGAAACGCTGGAATACAGTTGGAATTGACTGCATTGCAATGAATGTAAATGACCTTCTTGCAATAGGTGCAGAGCCAATTTCATTTGTGGATTATCTTGCACTTGAGAAACATGATGAGGATTTTGCCGCACAGATCGGTGAGGGTCTGAGAAAAGGTGCAGAGATTTCTCGTATGTCTATAGTTGGCGGCGAGACTGCAACACTTCCGGATATTATTAACGGCTTTGACCTTGCAGGAACCTGCCTTGGCATGGTCAAAAAAGAAAGTATCATTACAGGAGAAAAAGTTCAGATGGGAGATGCTATTGTAGGTATTCCTGCAGACAGTGTTCACAGTAATGGGTACACTCTTGTGAGAAATATCATGGAACAGTCGTCATACTCTTATCATGACAAGTTCCCATATGATGAATCCACCACCATTGGTGATGAGCTTCTTATTCCTACAAGGATCTATATGGAAGTTCTTGATGTTATCAAAGAATGTGATGTTCACGGACTTGCTCACATAACCGGCAGTGGTTTGTTAAAGCTTAAAAGGGTTACAAGTCTTGGATTTGATTTCTACGATCCGATTGAACCAAATGATATTTTCAAGTTCCTCCAGAAAGAGGGTAATGTCGATGACTTTGAGATGTATAAAACCTTCAACATGGGAATGGGCTTTGTCATAATTTTGCCTCAGGATCAGGCAGAGAAAGCTGCCAGCATGACAGGTGGTAAAATTGTTGGTCGTATCACGGAAAAAGGTATTAAAGTTGGCAATCTTGTAATGGTTGAATAA
- a CDS encoding tetrahydromethanopterin S-methyltransferase subunit B — MSMVHAAPEAHLVLDPLTSLLAEEREDIIQYSMDPIMEQLDELDKIADDLINSLSPSKPLLNTFEGREHTSYSAGFYGNTFYGVVVGLAVAGLMLLVMSALGVM, encoded by the coding sequence ATGAGTATGGTACACGCAGCCCCTGAGGCACATCTTGTACTGGACCCTCTAACCTCACTTCTTGCAGAAGAAAGAGAAGACATAATCCAGTATTCAATGGATCCTATAATGGAACAGCTCGACGAACTTGACAAAATAGCAGATGACCTTATCAACTCACTGTCACCAAGCAAACCACTCCTTAACACATTCGAAGGACGTGAGCACACCTCATACAGTGCTGGTTTCTATGGTAACACATTCTACGGTGTAGTAGTAGGTCTTGCTGTTGCAGGACTTATGCTCCTGGTCATGAGCGCATTAGGAGTGATGTGA
- the mtrG gene encoding tetrahydromethanopterin S-methyltransferase subunit MtrG: protein MTEDRSDRVPSVVTDPEDFQAVLDKLNKIDEKVEFVNSEVAQRIGKKVGRDIGILYGAVAGIIMFLLYVLFLAPMLGI, encoded by the coding sequence ATGACCGAAGATAGAAGCGATAGGGTACCAAGTGTGGTCACAGACCCGGAAGACTTCCAGGCTGTACTTGATAAACTCAACAAGATTGATGAGAAGGTCGAGTTCGTAAACAGTGAAGTTGCACAGCGTATTGGAAAGAAAGTTGGAAGAGACATAGGAATACTATACGGAGCTGTTGCTGGAATAATCATGTTCCTGCTTTACGTACTGTTCCTTGCACCTATGCTCGGTATTTAA
- the mtrA gene encoding tetrahydromethanopterin S-methyltransferase subunit A produces MADKREPAVGWPILKGEYDVGDVNNCVAVVTCGSHLAAGPQLDAGACLTGPCKTENLGLEKVVAHVISNPNIRFLLVTGSEVKGHITGEAIIKIHENGVKDNRIVGATGAIPYVENLSEEAIARFQEQIECIDLIGTEDMGAITGKIKELAGKDPGAFDADPMVLEVGEGGDGDAEEAGGLKPMAAELATVRSRILSINKEMMAIGNLNKFHSGVHAGKVEGIMIGLAITLSLLGMLLFGGQ; encoded by the coding sequence ATGGCAGATAAAAGAGAACCAGCAGTCGGATGGCCAATCCTTAAAGGAGAATACGATGTTGGCGATGTCAACAACTGTGTTGCAGTCGTAACATGTGGTTCACACCTTGCAGCAGGCCCACAACTGGATGCAGGCGCATGTCTGACAGGTCCATGTAAGACCGAAAACCTTGGTCTTGAAAAAGTGGTTGCTCACGTAATATCAAACCCTAATATCAGATTCCTCCTTGTTACAGGTTCTGAAGTAAAGGGTCACATTACAGGTGAAGCAATTATCAAAATCCACGAGAATGGTGTCAAAGACAACAGGATCGTTGGTGCAACAGGTGCTATTCCTTATGTAGAAAACCTTTCAGAAGAGGCAATTGCAAGATTCCAGGAACAGATCGAATGTATCGATTTGATCGGTACAGAAGACATGGGTGCAATTACCGGAAAGATTAAGGAATTGGCAGGAAAGGACCCTGGAGCTTTCGACGCTGACCCAATGGTACTTGAGGTTGGAGAAGGAGGCGACGGCGATGCTGAGGAAGCTGGCGGACTTAAGCCAATGGCAGCTGAACTTGCAACCGTCAGAAGCAGGATACTGAGCATCAACAAGGAAATGATGGCAATCGGTAACCTCAACAAATTCCACTCCGGTGTTCACGCAGGAAAGGTAGAAGGTATAATGATCGGTCTGGCAATCACATTGTCACTTCTGGGAATGCTATTGTTCGGAGGTCAGTAA
- the mtrH gene encoding tetrahydromethanopterin S-methyltransferase subunit H has product MFKFDKKQEVYDVGGVKFGGQPGQYPTVLIGTMFYNRHKIVTDEDKGVFDVDAANKLWQGMVDMGEVTGNPIVNQIVGETPEAIKKYIDWFVEVDDKTPFLIDSSAGDVRAAAAEYVTEIGVADRAIYNSINASVHADEIEAIRESDITASIVLAFNATDPSVKGKLEILENGGTGQEKGMLEIAKECGITKPLIDVAATPLGAGSGASMRAVIAIKGHLGLPVGGGYHNMASAWDWMKAYKKQFETREEKQAIYMPADIGTNLVPQILGSNFQLFGPIENTDKVFPATAMVDIMLAETAKELGLEIMDENHPINKLV; this is encoded by the coding sequence ATGTTCAAATTTGACAAGAAACAAGAGGTATACGATGTCGGCGGCGTCAAGTTTGGTGGCCAGCCAGGACAGTATCCTACAGTGCTTATTGGAACGATGTTCTACAACAGGCACAAGATCGTGACTGATGAAGACAAGGGTGTCTTCGATGTAGATGCTGCAAACAAACTCTGGCAGGGAATGGTTGACATGGGCGAAGTTACAGGTAACCCTATCGTAAACCAGATCGTCGGAGAAACCCCAGAAGCAATCAAGAAGTACATCGACTGGTTCGTAGAGGTAGATGACAAGACACCATTCCTTATCGACTCATCAGCTGGTGACGTTCGTGCAGCAGCAGCAGAGTACGTAACAGAGATCGGTGTAGCTGACAGAGCTATCTACAACTCCATCAACGCCAGTGTTCACGCTGACGAGATCGAGGCAATCAGAGAAAGTGACATCACTGCATCTATCGTCCTTGCATTCAACGCAACAGACCCAAGCGTAAAAGGAAAGCTTGAGATTCTTGAGAACGGTGGAACCGGTCAGGAAAAGGGTATGCTCGAGATTGCAAAGGAATGTGGAATCACAAAGCCACTTATCGATGTAGCAGCAACCCCACTCGGAGCAGGTTCCGGTGCATCCATGAGAGCAGTTATTGCAATCAAGGGACACCTCGGACTTCCTGTAGGTGGTGGATACCACAACATGGCTTCCGCATGGGACTGGATGAAGGCATACAAAAAGCAGTTCGAAACCAGAGAAGAGAAGCAGGCAATCTACATGCCAGCTGATATCGGAACAAACCTTGTACCACAGATACTTGGTTCAAACTTCCAGCTCTTTGGTCCTATCGAGAACACTGACAAAGTATTCCCTGCAACAGCAATGGTTGACATTATGCTTGCAGAGACCGCAAAGGAACTCGGCCTTGAGATCATGGACGAGAACCACCCAATCAACAAGCTGGTATAA